agaactATTGTCAATCCCAAATTGCAATACAAAGGGATTATATTAAACCCAAACCATGATAGGAATGGGTAATGGGTGAAGcatagaaaaccaaaaaaaattgtttaattcatGCGTTTCTAAGCTTCCCTACATTGTTTTCtataatcttaaactcaaaccAAATTGTTAAATTCCAATGAAGTTGATTTTTTGCaaagaaatcaagcaaaaaatTCCAATGAAGCTTCTTTGAAAGGGATGACCTTTGGCAAAGAAATCTAGGATAGGGGAAAAAAGATCATAATACTAGATCTataatcacatttatttttggatgGGTAGCTGAAACACTATTGGTGCACTACGGTGGAGAGGTAACCGAAGCATCACTGGTGGcttattgagagagagagagattctgaaatttttgaatgGGGGTAAGCGTgaaggagaagagagaggagaaattGAAAGACCAAAGAGAAATAAGAGCTCACATGAATTGCTGACATGTCTAAATGAGGTGTCCAATTTTTGAGCATTAGATCAATTCAATGGCTAGGATTAAAGTAATTGCACACAATGCAATACCTAACATGTTAAATTAAATGTGGGTGTGGGCTTTTAATAAGACCTATTCAACTCCTTCTTTTGTGCTTTTAATTGTGGGTTTTGAACTCTAATTTTAGGTTTGGATCTCACACATTCTGAGGAGAAATATGCATACATATACATATGATTCATAAGATAATGATTATTGTCATACATCCCAACAATCAAGCCATATGTTTGTAAACTAGTTCTTCACTCATTTCCAACATAATTAGTAAATTAAGTGTACTATATGGTATATTAGATAGAGATGTAGATTTAAACCCTGAACACTTCCTTTAAAAACACTGCAAAATACATGTTGAGTTATAAGGCTCTTAGAAATATTTACCATATTATAATTATACAAAAACTTcaatgtaacttttttttttttttttttgagagatactTCAACGTAACTTAACTTCGATACTTTTCTGATTGTATTTACCATATTATAATTATACAAAAACTTCAGTGTAACTTAACTTCGATACTTTTCTAtagtattattcttattttgttAAGGTGTGTTATTATACATGACAAtgaatttatcaaatttaatatttttaattacaaaaacatcAACATCTTCATATTTTCATTgtaatgtcaaattttttatctaGTAAGATTTTTCTATAGTTTGAGTGATTAGATCTTATTGCCATATATGGTGTATGCGtgataattgtaaaaataaaacataaattgtAGAATTGAATGATTACAACTTAGTTTGTTATTAAAATTGTTCTTCACTTCTTCCCTAGTATTCTTTCATTTTATCACAATAATGGTTAAATAcctaatttaataatttttttattcatttaagcTTGTGtggcttttgtttgtttgtttgtttttatttattttttttaagaatagcTTGTGTGGACAATTGATAGTTTATCATGATATTAAAGAGCTTTTGTGTTTACTCTACCTCCtatctaaaaatttaatgttaaaataattgttaactTTTGGGTTTAGAGCATTCACACCAGCTCTTGTAAAAAATTCCATCCATTTTACAATAagaacctattttttctattttacacaactacttttcaaaacactcaTATCAAGcaatttattttacactacatttcattaaaatactatgtttttaccaatttttattttattttattattctcttaacttatatctctctcttcctcaaccAAAAACCATGGCCCCATAAACCAAAATTTCCAGTAGGAAGcaacatcaaaacaaaatatcaGTATCCAAATCTTTctttaaaagattaaaaattttttagaaaacaaacataagCTAAAAATATCAaagcaaaactaaaacaaacccataaacttGACAAAATCAAATTATGATTCTACTGCTACTAGTAGCCAAATTTATCATTGATCCTCAACAAACCCACCAACTTCTCAAATATCAAATATTCATACCCAAATCTAAACCAAAATAGATACCCAAATCAAATCATTGATCTCACCCAAAAGACATTTTCGCTCAAAATTTATGCCATGgacattttctttcaaatcaacCTTCTTACTCCAATCGCTCAATAAAATCCCCATCCAAATAAACCTTTCTCTGCTCCAAtcgctcaaaaaaaaaaaaaaaaaaaaccttttcttttaacttCGACTTGTTGGAAAATCcggttttgtatctcatacaaaataCTTAGCGGAAGCAACAATCacagatctacttcattcatgagagataacatgtaaccttaAATTCTAGAACAAACAATAGAAAGCGTACCTTaatgcagtgaaattcaaaaccaagacttgagaatacctttGATCTTCATCTCGATTCCACAtggtgcccaagaagtgtggtctctcaatcagtcttTTTGTACGttgattctcaaagaaagtTCTTCTTCTCCTTGTGGAGAAAAAccgatttcttttcttttcatcataagTACATCCTAACTACCTTggtagttactttatttattaactcttattaaataaaaactgattatctaattggattagccttttgggcctactcaattgggttttagtttgtggtttgagatgggaccaaaggaaacaaataagactctagctccaatgggttttgggcttttctgtcaactttTGACAAgttcaaagttaccattaattatatttaataccactatataaatataattgtactttaggccttattaataaattatatcccaagactttattatacatacaacccctttattaaaatattcttcgTAATACAAAATCATAAATGTTGACTGCatctttgaagattactacatcttaatccttgagtacctggtttaatcctttatgttattcatcatatatttatgaaattcaatttcataaatatatactttagtaactccttactaaagtggttggacccaacactctgaataaccaaatccattaaacttatctcaagagaatattttatatctcccttaagagattatgaattctatcttgagaatatatgttccatcaacactaaatgtggttgCCCAACATACTAAGATTTTGATCGTGTTttatagatctcactcctgatatatcaaagcaacctacacctcATGATCATGTCTattattctcttaggatttAGAGTTGATATAAATtaaagtcgtgagatttattattcatttgacagtcattaggagaataataaatctcacagcgatCCAGtttaatatgtcttaactcttaaaacatatcaactagaagtctccacttccataatcaagacatatcatcttagttgatatgttatagtctttgcagatgaaatgcttaatttcatcaccgactacgaactaaaattctaagtttacaaagaacttgtaatttatatcttttgtgacttttcacataaatcacatactatgcatctcatagACTAAGATAATGTCTCATTAGTTCATtaataaatagtctcatataattaaacaatttaattatttatgacatgccaataaattggattttagggcataaaccccaacacGACTTTAGCCACAACAACAATTTGCACAATCACAAAAGTCTATCTCAACAGATTAACAACACCACCATGAAACACAAAATGCCATGGAGAAAATCAAAGAAGCCTCCTTTGTTCTTCTAAATCTTAGTTAAGGTCATTCACAACaatcaaaagaaaccaatctaGGTATAGAGAGGGATGGGCATAGAGTGATTGTTGTTTAGgcgaagagagagaaagagtgagatgaaaaaagaagagactAGAGAGTGATGAGTGAGAGCTTATATGGGAGAGAACGaagatgagagagaagagaacgaGAGATATTGGTttgcaagagagagaaaaagcaagTGAATAAAAGTTGTgagaataatataaaaaataggatattaataaaataatggtttaGACAGCTACAATAGCCATGTAAATATACACAGTTACTACaactaatttatatatttacacacTTTTACACCGGCTAATGTGGGTTAGTTTTAAGTCATATTGTGTAAAATTTTccacattttatattttagtttaaCTAATGCAATTGCTCTTAGTGGTAGTTTGTAACCACCCACCCCAAAAAGAATGTAATCTTTCCATGGTCAAAggaaaatagtgttttttattttaatgaaaagggaaaataaaGTTAAGTATAAGTAGTATGAAATTAGCAAATCGGAGAATACAAATAATTGAAAGCACGTAcaatttcaagaaaatgaaagaaagctTGAAGACTCAATAAAAGAAATGTAGAATTCACCATACATTAGAGAAACTAGCAAGTTGCCCCCACAATGCACAGATAATGCTATAAGCTTTTATGTAAGATGATTTTGGAAaatgttgtacatatattataacaCAAATGGTGGATATTTTCATTGCTAAAATCACTTACAATTATAGCTAAAACTTCAAAGCAAGTAGGAATATTTTGTTCCCTACCATCAGTTGATCATGAACCCAATTAAATGCAAGCGTATGTTGTACATATTCGACTCATTGAACCTATCACTTTTCATATGAAATTTCTAACCAAGGCATTGAACTCATCAAGCATTCTCAATAatattttaactatatataGCAGTGTCAAGGTCGCATAGTGAGTCATGTCTAAGCAAAATAGTTAGCTTGTTATCAATCTCATTGGCTATGCAAAACATGGTTTTTCTCCAACTATCAGAAGTAACAACCCAATTTTATGGTGGTTTTGGACATTTGATCGAAAGATGTAAGGACTTTATCCTTCATTAACATGGGCATCGACACTCTCCCTTATAGAAGTCATTGAAACATGGAGTTGAGTCTCCTTGTATTAGCCTTGTAATGTTAATTTAGGATACTTTGGGTATCAGCAATTCTGATCTGCATAAATATAATTCCACCTATTTTAAATGAATATAATAAGATATAATTATCCTAAAACCTAGTCCAAAAACTTGTTCTTAACCCACAATCCATCTTCAATACACGTATTACAATAAACTAATTACTGAGTATAGGCACTCaaccaattaattaaatttgaaaacacTTTATAGGAAAGCAAAAGTACAAATACATTATTTAGAAAGTCAATGTTTGATTTATGATAAAAAGAAGTGGCAAAGTGCAGATCTAGATAGACGACCAAATAAGTTTGTATTTCAAACAATTTGCAGATTTTGCTATATAcctttctacaaaattcatgcTTATAGTACTGTTGGAATAAATAATAGtcacacaaataaaaataaaaataatggaaagAATTGACTTGTAATACACACACGGGAAAGAAttgaaaagctaaaaaaaaaaaaaaaaccattaaagaGTGGAACATACATGGCTGCCACATCTAAATTGATGCACACCATCTATTCCCAATTGTCACCACAACGCTCAGCACCCACGCAATTAGGTGATGCATTCTTCGTGTGCGTTTGGGAGTTTGCGTTTCCCAAATGCACGTTTTGcggtttctgtttttttttttttttttttttttttttgcacgcATTTGAGAGACCAAcacggctactgttcatgcactgtttatAAATAGCAGCagcaaagtttgatttttttttcacctttttagcacaaattttactatttatggactcacaaatttcacttttcagtaactttttcattaaaaatgggtctcacggtactattcacacaattaaaaattattttgctacaatgtttttcagttttcagtttaagttttcagttttcagctgtatccagaCAGACCCTTCATCTTTTATAAATtcctacaaaaaaaaacaaaaaaaaaactaaaattagagAGTTTTgtctatcaaatttttttttttttaaatatataattggaCAAAGAATGATAATTGAAAGATAGAAAATGATGTGcatgaaatttatataataaaatactctcatatttgcatttttggccATACTTTTAAGCtattttgtgactgattataAAGAATCTTTGTTTTATAGGTGATAAAGGTTTTACATGATAAAGGGAATTAATGAAAGAGAAGGAATAGAAAAATCATTGAAGAAGCAATTCACGTGGAAGTCAAATGCTACAAGATGGGCCCAAAGTCATGCCTAACCTTGAAGAGATCTAGTGaagtaaagaaaaggaaaagagaagaatgAAAGAAAGCCCAATCCAGGCGTGATGTATAgttagaataaaagaaaagaaagattgaaaATTAAAGAATGAGAAGTGAGGCCCAATTCTAATGTCCTGGACGTGTGGCCTacaactaataataaataaagtccTTGTCCGACTTGTACTAAGAATGTGTCAAGCAGCTTCTCACTTTTAAGTGGTATAGGTCGGTCTTTGTGTGATATATAAATATGAGCCaacaatagaaaaaagaaaggatagTGCGTGGGCTGAGGGTTGAACGTATACAGAGCTGTTTGGTTTCTTTCATGACagttagttttgtttatttgtctaatttaatgcttagtattttatttttgtgttttctttcaattactatgagtagctaaatttataattaggatTAAgtatgaaaccttgttaaggattatcagtaatatttatgtgatttgattttttccacaatagttgttctttaataatttaaattgttcttgcttcatatcaattgactaagatgagatTTTAGATATGAgtttcaatcatgtttttctcatgatttaggacttctcttaattaattaaatgcttggtttattatttcttgattttaaaattggatatctcttgtgatttgtttggttatggatataattgatgatttgattttatacctaGGAAGCGAAGAAGAGCATAGATATTTAAGTAgaagttttaatgataatatttttcatgatagtaagattgatttctagattatcatgcagtggttgggaaaaattaataatcataaatatatgctaataTGACTTACAAGACGGATTCCAAAatcttaatttctttctttagattgtttacatctctttaatgctttatattatatctttgcttagtttaattatttgtttagtttatttaattgcaaacaaccaatttttattaaactagattaggattaatttggttaaggcttaattaattttcctacattcatTCAAGTTCttgtgggttcgacctcgttcttaTCAAACTATACTCTGGTACGGTTTGAACATTtgcgagtactttaaaatttcacaacagaAACCTATTTGAATGAGACAATTCCACTCCCATAACCTTGAAATAATCATTTTACTATCTTTGTATTTGCAATAAATCTGATAAAACACACATGAATGGTTTTTCTCAGATCTAAAAAACCATTTATCAATTAGATTTACCAACAAAGTAATAAGACGTATTCAACCAACATGTCCATCTTTTTTCTTGTCAACCCTTTTCATGGGTGTTTCCatcaaacacatgaaaacataGAGATACAATTATTTGGATTAATGTTATCAACAAAATAGGGAGCAACACACTTTGCTCAAATGCAAACCACTGTAAAAGATTTCATACATATGGTGTTGTTTTAATCTATCATAATACATATCTAGGCAACAAACATACATTATCTATTTCCCAACATCGTCCACTTGTCTTACCTACACATaatcataaattataataaaattgaaaaaggaaaggaaagaaataaatgtgatgagaataaatcaaaatattaattcaaagGTCAAAGTGGAATCTTACCTTTTCCTATTGAGACCTACAGGAAGTTTAGCAGCAATCAAGACCATCAAAGCCATGTGGCACATAGGATCAACGATTAACTCTGGACCCTTTATGTCATGATTGATCTCTCCTTTCCTTTTTGTAGTCTACAACCAACCAATTTACTCTTAAATGTTTTGAATTATTCTAATATCACGCACACATACACAATCAAAATGTTGCAAATGAGCATCATTTAACATAAATTTCATAGTTGTAGAAttattttgtcttgttttttattttgttcttggTCTAGTAACAAAATTATCAAGTTAAGCAAACCATAGacattatagaaaaaaaaaaagcaaaaccaaaattatgtttattttaagcAATTTACAACGTTACCTCTAGCACAAACCATATTTATTGTGTATTGCTGCAATTTACAATATGAGCACATGAAAAATAGTTTGCTAATACTGCATTAATTGTTGTCTACAGCAAAACActcaactattttatcaaacaatttgCGTGCATGTAACTAAAAGGCAGTTGCAGCCAAACCAAAAttataaagtaaaaattaaagagatcaAAGTAATAAAGCAAAACTTTAAGAAAGTAACAGAGAAAGGGTTGTTTTTTAGAGATTATATACCCACCTTTTAGTGGAAGAACTACCTTACGATTCAATTTGGGATCCGAAGCACAACTCCAAGAAGAAGATATAACGGTTCAAGCAAATTGGCATCAATGGAGCAAGAAAAGGCAGAGGTATCTAATGGGATTTGAGTTATTTTCCAAAGAATTATTACATAGATTTATTTTCCAGCAAGCTCTAAGGGCTATAGATATGTATAGATATTGATTTCAAAAGAAATACATTAGTGTGCATTTAATTTGAAGGGCAACTAAAGAgttaagaaagagaaagaggtgaACTGGATTTTGCTAAAGCAATAAGTAATATGCatcttttcaatttctaaaaGGATGCTGGAATTTAGTTTTTAAGCGAAGGTGATTTGGAAGGTCAAATGCAATAATTGCTTTAATAAAGTTCTAATAGAGCGTCACATGGCAGAATCTCGTTCTCTCCTGTATGAagtctctacttttatatataatattgataTTGATCGATAATCATCATAAAATTTAGAAGAGCATTACAACAATACCATTATATTCCTACGCTAGAAGATCAACTTAGTCAAATAAAATATgcttaaacaaaataataaagtaaagcGCTTTTAAGGGACAAAATTATCGACTTAAGCATTCATCTACCTTGTTTTTTATTCCCTAGCTTATAAAAAGACcatagaaaactttgttttacaTCACCTGATGATTGACTTGTTCTCTGATATATGTTGGATCAACTTCTTCACATTCATGTAAGAAGATCCCCCTTCTTCAACTGACTTCTTAGCGATTTCTCCAAGCTTTctagctctctttcttctctcttctgcCTCTTCTCCTTTATCCATCAACTGCTTTATTGCCTTCTTCACATCCTCACTCCTCACCAACACCCTATCCTTCTCTTCCCCATAGTCCGCAGAAGTCTTAACTCCTACACTCACACCAATCCTAAACACTTCGACAAGTAATTTCTCATTGTAGAACTGCTCAGCAAACATAGGCCATGTTATCATTGGCACGCCTGCACTTATTCCTTCTAGTGTAGAATTCCAACCACAATGCGTTAAGAACCCTCCAGTTGCTAAATGGGATAGTATTTGAACTTGTGGTGCCCATGTTCGAATTATAAGACCTCTCCCTTTAATCTTCTCTTCAAAGTTTTCTTCAACTAACCAATTTTCTAACTCTTCGGAATACTTTCCCCTTTTAATAACCCAAATGAATGGATAGTCGGATGATTCTAAGGCCAAAGCAAGCTCCACTAATTGTGAAGCTAACATTTCAGAAAGACTTCCAAAGCAAACATAAATGACAGAGTTGGGCTTCATTGAATCTAGCCAAGTCAAGCAATTGCACTCATCAATGGAGGTCTTGTTTCCTATTTCAAACTTATCAGATATCGCTTTGTTACATAAAGATAGCGGCCCTATGCACCAAAGTTTCTGGCCCCCTTTCTGGTATTCTTCCACGTATCTTGCCTCTAACTCTTCAAATGTGTTAACCACCAACCCTTCTGCAGATAGCTTAGCCGTTTCAAGTTggttcataatttttttggattcaTCCGAACTTGTTCTCTTATCTGCAGGTAGCTGGGCCTTAGTGAATTCAATCCTGTCTGGGATGTTGGGAACCAAAAATGTCTGTGAGTCAGATGTGACTCCCTCGAGCACCCTAGAGCAAGATATGTTGTGATTACACACTAGACAGAAGCAACATGTTGTATAGAAGACAAACCTTGGAATCTTGAAATTGAGGCCAATCTCTGTGGTCCAAGGGAGACATAAATCAGAAATAATACAGTTAGGCAAAGATTCTAACTCTTCTAGCCACTTTTCAAGTGGTTTTTGTAGCATGCTACTTGCTGCAAAAAATTGTAGTGTTAAGTTGAGGGAAGGGAGGGTGTCCATGTTTTCGCATCCTTCAGGAAATCCGGCTTCTTGGCCAGGAAAACGAAGTGAAACGAATTCAATGTTGAGGTTTGAGGCTTTTGCTTGTTCAAGGATTGTGTTGAACCGAGCTGCATTAACGTGTGTGAggacaatggtaacttttacgCCATGGTGTGCAAAGAGTTTGGCCATTTCAGTGAAAGGGATGAGATGGCTTTGGGACATTAAAGGGATAAAAAGGAAGTGAAGCTGGTGAATTTGTGACTGTGAGGCCATGACTGAATTGGCTCTCTCTGATTTCTTTAGTTGATCAAACACCCCCTTAATTGTTCAAGTTtgcagttttattttattttttatatatgctaCTTTATTTCTTTGTCCAAGGTTACAATCTACCAGAAGGTCATATGCGTATATtattagtatatattaataatatataataaatataataatgatcattgaaatttgattaaaaaaaagtatattatgcataaaaatgataaaataatataatgtgtAAGTGGAGATCTTTGTTTGGTGATAAAATATCCACCTCTTACAATGATACTTCCGCGACTTAAACTCATGTCCTTGGCTCTGATACTACTTGTCGAACTATAATTTGTGCTACTCCCCTTAAACTAATTGGTAATAAGAAAGACATACTAGTGTCTTTATGGCATTCAGTATCCTGCCCCATGGCTCTATTTTTAGAGCAGTTATAAAGAGTCAAATTGTGATTCCCACGTAGTAGATAACACTatcatacatatttttaaatccTCACTTAAGACTTATCCACATGTTAATTTTGATagatcaaaaaaatttataatgatatGAATCTGTTACTACTATTTAGAAGATATCAtgcaaatttttaaatatttgctTAAGAGTTATCCACACGTTAATTCTAATTGATCAAAAACTCTTATATTGATGTGTCATTGTTGTTTAGACTTTAGAAGATACAAatgatataaataataaatttttggctctttttttgtctttttcgaAAGCATTGACACAACATTGGGGGGGATGACCGTAGACGTGTTCTTGCTCGCCCCTAGGTACAAATACCCAAGGAGGTGCCATTAAACCATTAAGGTCATTGGCTAGACGCGTTCTTCTCTAGCTATGGAAGGGAAAGTCATTGGTGATGAGGTAGTTGTTACCTCATCACCAATGTCAATTATATCATGCTACTATCTAATTTATTTGACATCGGAGAGGTGGAACAAGAAACAAATGACGTTCTTGGTCCAAACATTCACATAGGAATGGTAGGCGTAGCTAAACCTTCAAGAGTTCAAGTTGAAGTTCCACTTCCACACATTAACAAATAGATGTTAGTGGTATAAGATAAACCTTTTGCATTCGGAAAACTTCAGCCACATATTCTTTTTGTTGAAACATTCAACCACCAACTCTCATTCTTCAATCAATCCCAAGTTCCCAACAACAATTCTAATCCCTCCATTCAAACCTTATAACTTTCCATTCCAAAGGCCAATGGCTCCTATTCAAAGtaaaatctaaaacttaatTATCTGGAGTTTGGTttacctccagtacttttttaactagacatctcctattattttatatatataatgcatatGGCAACTTTGGCAAGTAGTAGTCgattttaatttctacattttatttagtttgacaattttttattaaaacaaaagaagattcTAGTTAAAATAGCATTAGAGGTAAGCCAAACTCAATCTCCTGGCCCATGATAGACGTATAGACTACTGGTACAGCATGGTGGGACCTTCACTATAAAttataactagtcgctaatccgtgtgatgcacgggaaagttttgcaaaatatatatattatattatgatacatatttaaattatatgcaATTACAATAATCTCATTTCTCATGTTCAAACCCATGCAATAATAAAAACACTAAATAAGAAATGttgtattaaataaaaatgacaaaaaccacaaaaccaaaaccaaaaatacaaACTCACTTTTAAGGAAGTCAACTCTTTGAAGAACTGGAACAATTAGGACATGTGGCATATGAAGAAACTTTCACTTGTCAAACTATTGAATTCCATTAAGCAAAAACATATTAAGCAAAGAAGTTAACactaccaaaacccaaaatccaaacccactTTTGAGATCTTAATTGGGCAGTGAAGACCCTTTCCGCATTTGATGTTACAAAGattgcatgttaatttattGCGAGCCATGAGGTTTTTGTTTATGTGcacaaataataaattatcttCTCATAATTATGTTAATGTTACAAAGATTGCATCTTAATTTATTAAGAGCTAtggtgtttttgtttctttgcttcATATGTTTTTGCTTAATGGAATTTATAGTCATGAAATTAATTGAAAACTCAAAAACCTTAGGCCCCGTTTGGTAGAATTGTTAAACAACTCATtctcagtttttaaacaacattacacacattttcatacacttttttaccgacatgtatttcaaaaaactacaaacaacattactcaaacttctCTACCAAATGGGCCCTTAGTATGTAGGGTTTGtttgggatctgcttattttgctgaaactaaaaactttttgctgaaagtactgtagataaaagtaaaaattagctgaaatggtacagtaggacccatgaataatacaaaaaagtgcagtgagcccatgaatagtagcaaaaataagctgaatagtaaaataagttgacaaaaataagtGTTGCCAAACGCACACGTAGCAAACATACCCACAAAATGAGCCTTATATCAAAACTAAAAACCTATACATGGAATCTACCTCAATTTTGGACCCCTAAATTTACCaataaataaagaaggaaaaaaaaaatgtaatgcaAGAATAAATGAATGATATAAGaatttatatcattttaatatttttagtgtACTTCCAGATACATGTGACCAAATATAATTCACCTTATTCACCcctaatgaaaataaaagtagaGAAGTGCTGcagtttcttttttgttgactGTAAATTCTAGATATTTC
The DNA window shown above is from Quercus lobata isolate SW786 chromosome 7, ValleyOak3.0 Primary Assembly, whole genome shotgun sequence and carries:
- the LOC115952432 gene encoding UDP-glycosyltransferase 73C4-like, giving the protein MASQSQIHQLHFLFIPLMSQSHLIPFTEMAKLFAHHGVKVTIVLTHVNAARFNTILEQAKASNLNIEFVSLRFPGQEAGFPEGCENMDTLPSLNLTLQFFAASSMLQKPLEKWLEELESLPNCIISDLCLPWTTEIGLNFKIPRFVFYTTCCFCLVCNHNISCSRVLEGVTSDSQTFLVPNIPDRIEFTKAQLPADKRTSSDESKKIMNQLETAKLSAEGLVVNTFEELEARYVEEYQKGGQKLWCIGPLSLCNKAISDKFEIGNKTSIDECNCLTWLDSMKPNSVIYVCFGSLSEMLASQLVELALALESSDYPFIWVIKRGKYSEELENWLVEENFEEKIKGRGLIIRTWAPQVQILSHLATGGFLTHCGWNSTLEGISAGVPMITWPMFAEQFYNEKLLVEVFRIGVSVGVKTSADYGEEKDRVLVRSEDVKKAIKQLMDKGEEAEERRKRARKLGEIAKKSVEEGGSSYMNVKKLIQHISENKSIIRLQKGKERSIMT